Proteins from one methanogenic archaeon mixed culture ISO4-G1 genomic window:
- a CDS encoding imidazoleglycerol phosphate synthase cyclase subunit HisF: protein MLTKRIIPCLDMRGGKVVKGINFQNIKEVGDPPTMAIDYEGQGADEITFLDISASQEERATMLDVVTKTAEGLNIPLCVGGGIRTAQDVRNTLNAGADKVSINSAAVQNPDIITECSDAFGCQCIVVAIDGKWKDNHWEVVTHGGTRFTGIDVLEWAKEAEDRGAGEILFTSMDADGVKTGYDIEPTRLIADEVSIPVIASGGCGSKEHILEVFQQTNVSAALAASIFHYKEYTVAEVKEYLRDNGVCVR, encoded by the coding sequence ATGCTGACGAAGAGGATCATCCCGTGCCTCGACATGAGGGGCGGAAAGGTTGTGAAAGGAATCAACTTCCAGAACATCAAGGAGGTAGGGGACCCTCCGACCATGGCCATAGATTATGAAGGCCAGGGCGCGGACGAGATCACGTTCCTGGACATCTCCGCATCGCAGGAGGAGAGGGCCACCATGCTCGACGTCGTCACGAAGACAGCCGAGGGCCTCAACATCCCGCTCTGCGTCGGAGGAGGGATCAGGACCGCACAGGATGTCAGGAACACCCTGAACGCGGGTGCGGACAAAGTCTCGATAAACTCCGCCGCCGTACAGAATCCGGACATCATCACCGAATGCTCGGACGCGTTCGGCTGCCAATGTATAGTCGTCGCCATCGACGGCAAGTGGAAGGACAACCACTGGGAGGTCGTCACCCACGGAGGCACGAGGTTCACAGGCATCGACGTCCTCGAATGGGCCAAGGAGGCCGAGGACCGCGGTGCGGGGGAGATACTGTTCACCTCCATGGACGCCGACGGTGTCAAGACGGGTTACGATATCGAACCCACTAGGCTGATCGCGGACGAGGTCAGCATACCGGTTATCGCATCCGGCGGATGCGGTTCCAAGGAGCACATACTGGAGGTGTTCCAGCAGACCAACGTCTCTGCGGCGCTGGCAGCATCCATCTTCCATTACAAGGAGTACACCGTGGCCGAGGTCAAGGAATACCTCAGGGATAACGGAGTGTGCGTAAGATGA
- a CDS encoding imidazoleglycerol-phosphate dehydratase encodes MVQMAGRIAKIKRETRETNVSVELNLDGKGKFEVDCDLQFLKHMVETLARYADFDIKMSASGDNEHHLIEDVAITLGKAFKDALGDKPIERMATATVVMDDAMVMTSLDLVDRPYCEADCPDPLYVHFFRSFAMSAGITLHILVIRGFDDHHVIEAGFKSMGKALKDAVVVRKQTLSSKGDVKIE; translated from the coding sequence ATGGTACAAATGGCCGGAAGGATAGCTAAGATCAAACGCGAGACCAGGGAGACGAACGTCTCGGTCGAGCTCAATCTGGATGGGAAAGGCAAATTCGAGGTCGATTGCGACCTGCAGTTCCTCAAGCACATGGTAGAGACCCTCGCAAGGTACGCCGACTTCGACATCAAGATGTCCGCGTCCGGTGACAACGAGCACCACCTGATCGAGGACGTGGCCATTACCCTTGGTAAAGCTTTCAAGGACGCGCTCGGCGACAAGCCCATCGAGAGGATGGCCACCGCCACGGTCGTCATGGACGATGCCATGGTCATGACATCCCTGGACCTCGTGGACAGGCCCTATTGCGAGGCGGATTGCCCCGACCCGCTGTATGTGCACTTCTTCAGGAGCTTCGCGATGTCCGCAGGAATAACCCTGCACATACTGGTGATCCGCGGATTCGACGACCACCACGTCATCGAGGCTGGCTTCAAGTCCATGGGAAAGGCCCTGAAGGACGCAGTCGTCGTGAGGAAGCAGACCCTCAGCAGCAAGGGCGACGTGAAGATCGAGTGA
- a CDS encoding ubiquinone/menaquinone biosynthesis methyltransferase translates to MTEDLKTGNQFEGKEEFVKDAFTEIAEYYDEMNEVMSMHMVQKWHKFMMKKAGDIRGKTCIDVGTGTGEIAFHVARTAGPGSTIIGIDLTPAMLELAKKKEAELDLPVKIDWREGDALALELKDNSVDLVTSGYMLRNVTNILQAVSEMHRVLAPGGKVVVAELSKPKNRFVKIGYNLYMKRVKAYGRKRDNGKKIDGKFSPYEWLTTSIEGFPYGDDMVAIFRKAGFKDAHFYVKSMGAVNIYVGTKE, encoded by the coding sequence ATGACCGAGGATCTGAAAACCGGCAACCAGTTCGAGGGGAAGGAGGAGTTCGTCAAGGACGCCTTCACCGAGATCGCGGAGTACTACGACGAGATGAACGAGGTCATGTCCATGCACATGGTGCAGAAGTGGCACAAGTTCATGATGAAGAAGGCCGGCGACATCAGGGGCAAGACCTGCATCGACGTCGGTACCGGTACCGGGGAGATCGCTTTCCACGTTGCCAGGACCGCCGGTCCTGGATCCACGATCATTGGCATCGACCTGACCCCCGCGATGCTGGAGCTCGCCAAGAAGAAGGAGGCGGAACTCGACCTCCCAGTCAAGATCGACTGGCGCGAGGGCGACGCTCTCGCACTGGAACTCAAGGACAATTCCGTGGACCTCGTCACATCTGGATACATGCTGAGGAACGTCACGAACATCCTCCAGGCGGTCTCCGAGATGCACAGGGTCCTCGCTCCCGGAGGGAAGGTCGTCGTCGCAGAGCTGTCCAAGCCCAAGAACAGGTTCGTCAAGATCGGTTACAACCTGTACATGAAACGCGTGAAGGCATACGGCCGCAAGCGCGACAACGGCAAGAAGATCGACGGGAAATTCTCCCCGTACGAATGGCTCACGACCTCGATCGAGGGATTCCCCTACGGCGATGACATGGTCGCTATCTTCAGGAAGGCCGGTTTCAAGGATGCCCATTTCTACGTAAAGTCCATGGGCGCCGTCAACATCTACGTCGGCACCAAGGAATGA
- a CDS encoding transglutaminase domain-containing protein: MEPKAGIVVVIMVLASLAVIPAALADAEDSDVFRYYSQLDANGQAVYNSVSSATSVADTTIHFDVGFEEKDLCLFNESGDAESYAKAIVRDALATVYLSCPAVPYIWNYPVSGVAVDVHLETRTVSESGSVYYAATGVAFPLSVPNGITADSMKKLDDAVKTIKVTGNTDSEKVQSILSYLNRVVYQKDAEGTVSNMYGALVEKKSTSAGIAQAFNHLCAINGIKSVAVTGVSHLAKEETLNVWNEVYLKGDLDGKSVYQWFIVDPTYAVEMGMVGYMTDVAADGITHSASAWYKVDLDVIGDNSLSSPQVAEGKYVREGGPSFIELYGEMILMTVIVVIVVAALLYAAKLNK, translated from the coding sequence ATGGAGCCCAAGGCAGGCATCGTTGTCGTTATCATGGTGTTAGCTTCGCTAGCGGTCATCCCCGCTGCACTGGCCGACGCCGAGGATTCCGATGTCTTCAGGTACTATTCCCAACTCGATGCGAACGGACAGGCGGTGTACAACAGCGTCTCGTCCGCCACGTCGGTCGCCGACACCACAATCCATTTCGATGTCGGCTTCGAGGAGAAGGACCTGTGCCTGTTCAACGAATCTGGGGACGCGGAGTCGTACGCGAAGGCGATCGTGAGGGATGCCCTCGCCACGGTCTACCTCTCATGTCCAGCGGTGCCGTACATATGGAACTACCCGGTCTCGGGCGTCGCGGTCGACGTGCATCTTGAGACGAGGACCGTTAGCGAGTCCGGTTCTGTGTACTACGCAGCTACAGGAGTTGCGTTCCCGCTGTCCGTCCCGAACGGCATAACCGCGGATTCGATGAAGAAGCTGGATGACGCCGTCAAGACGATTAAGGTCACGGGTAATACGGACTCCGAGAAGGTTCAGAGTATCCTTTCTTACCTCAACAGGGTGGTGTACCAGAAGGATGCGGAGGGCACGGTCAGCAACATGTACGGGGCCCTCGTCGAGAAGAAGTCGACATCGGCCGGCATAGCGCAGGCATTCAACCACCTCTGCGCGATCAACGGGATCAAATCCGTGGCGGTCACGGGAGTGAGCCATCTGGCGAAGGAAGAGACTCTGAACGTCTGGAACGAGGTCTATCTGAAAGGGGACCTGGACGGGAAGAGCGTGTACCAGTGGTTCATCGTCGACCCTACATACGCGGTCGAGATGGGCATGGTCGGATACATGACCGATGTGGCCGCGGACGGGATCACCCATTCGGCCTCGGCCTGGTACAAGGTGGACCTGGACGTCATCGGGGACAACTCTCTGAGCTCCCCCCAGGTGGCGGAAGGCAAGTACGTGAGGGAGGGCGGTCCTTCCTTCATAGAACTTTACGGTGAAATGATACTGATGACGGTCATAGTCGTGATCGTCGTCGCGGCTTTGCTGTATGCGGCGAAGCTCAACAAATGA
- a CDS encoding DNA alkylation repair enzyme, whose product MIDYRSLIDEYAEPDYARFSSKLIPGKEGIKGVRIPRLREIARLIVKDDWESFLENVPACFEEEILKGLVIATAPMDTERRIQYTEGFLDIIDNWSVSDTLCQSWKVSAKDAEKVHDYFASLMDSGSEYRMRVSLIMRMSHFLDDKHVDRLLADIEGYRHEGYYYRMGAAWAASFCYIKFPERTRAVLESGKMDDWVFGKSIQKICESYRVSDEDKESLRELKKSRHVRASVR is encoded by the coding sequence TTGATCGATTACCGTTCGCTGATCGATGAATATGCTGAACCGGATTATGCAAGGTTCTCATCCAAGCTCATCCCAGGGAAGGAGGGCATAAAAGGTGTCCGCATCCCCAGGCTGAGGGAGATCGCGAGGCTCATTGTGAAGGATGATTGGGAATCCTTCCTGGAAAATGTGCCAGCATGCTTCGAGGAGGAGATCCTGAAGGGACTTGTGATTGCCACCGCACCGATGGATACGGAGCGCAGGATCCAATACACCGAGGGATTCCTGGACATCATCGACAACTGGTCCGTAAGTGACACGCTGTGTCAGAGCTGGAAGGTCTCCGCGAAGGATGCCGAGAAGGTCCATGACTATTTCGCATCCCTGATGGATTCAGGTTCGGAATATCGCATGAGAGTCTCGCTGATCATGCGCATGAGCCATTTCCTGGACGATAAACATGTGGACAGGCTGTTGGCCGACATAGAAGGGTACCGTCATGAGGGATACTACTACAGGATGGGCGCCGCATGGGCCGCATCGTTCTGCTACATCAAGTTCCCGGAAAGGACGAGGGCAGTCCTGGAATCCGGAAAAATGGACGACTGGGTCTTCGGTAAGTCCATTCAGAAGATATGCGAGTCCTACAGGGTGTCCGATGAGGACAAGGAATCGCTCAGGGAACTGAAGAAGTCGCGCCATGTCCGAGCATCCGTAAGATAA
- a CDS encoding methylthioadenosine phosphorylase MtnP, which yields MPRIAIIGGTGIYNPDTFELIETVYPDTPYGKPSDEILIGKIAGVEVAFLHRHGTKIPYPPSSVPYRANMYALKELGCKYVISACAVGSLQRKFASGDLVIVDQFVDFTKKRDYTYFDDSITHIAIPDPFCGYLNDVFAQTAKKLGIKYHNGGTYVCIEGPRFSTRAESKMFRQFGDIIGMTVVPECQLARELGMCYCSLATITDYDAWKEETVDIEMVKKTMASCLDKVLRLLEAGLPKIKKDGCHECIKAAKSCGAVK from the coding sequence ATGCCTCGCATAGCGATCATAGGCGGAACGGGGATTTACAACCCGGATACATTCGAACTGATAGAGACGGTCTATCCTGACACACCCTACGGGAAGCCATCGGACGAGATCCTGATCGGCAAGATCGCCGGAGTGGAGGTCGCATTCCTCCACCGCCACGGAACGAAGATACCCTATCCGCCCTCTTCGGTCCCGTACAGGGCCAACATGTACGCCCTCAAGGAGCTGGGATGCAAGTACGTCATCTCCGCATGCGCGGTCGGATCCCTCCAGAGGAAGTTCGCCTCCGGGGACCTCGTCATCGTCGACCAGTTCGTGGATTTCACCAAGAAGCGCGACTACACCTACTTCGACGATTCCATCACGCACATCGCTATCCCGGACCCGTTCTGCGGCTATCTCAACGACGTGTTCGCCCAGACCGCCAAGAAGCTCGGTATCAAGTACCACAACGGCGGGACCTATGTCTGCATCGAGGGACCTAGGTTCTCCACCAGGGCCGAGAGCAAGATGTTTAGGCAATTCGGTGACATCATCGGAATGACCGTCGTCCCCGAGTGTCAGCTGGCCAGGGAGCTGGGCATGTGCTACTGCAGTCTCGCCACCATCACCGATTACGATGCATGGAAGGAGGAGACCGTGGACATCGAGATGGTGAAGAAGACCATGGCATCCTGCCTGGACAAGGTCCTCAGGCTGCTGGAGGCCGGACTCCCCAAGATCAAGAAGGACGGCTGTCACGAGTGCATCAAGGCGGCCAAGTCCTGCGGTGCGGTCAAGTGA
- a CDS encoding ATP-dependent protease S16 family translates to MTDTDKERSKLSVEAWVDQQSFESTDDIEIPEMMADRVIGQDRAVEIMRKAALQKRHVMLIGEPGTGKSMLANSMVEYLPKEALEDIVAYHNPEDFNEPRIRTFPAGKGKAVVAEQKIAAAAQKNQKNNAYIYICIALLALGLVGALYFGYTVALMAFMGVFLILILFRNPMQQRTEVSIVPKVLVGHDPGDMPPFIDATGTHAGALLGDVRHDPFQSGGLETPSHDRIEAGCIHKANKGVLYLDEINLLRMESQQAILTAMQEKKMSITGQSERSSGALVKSEPVPCDFILVCAGNLDAIQGMHPALRSRIRGYGYEVFMETNMPDTDENRMNIVRFVAQEVKKDGKIPAFDKYAVGEILREGQRRSGKKGEITLRMRELGGLIRIAGDMAVNNGDKIVTSDHVMAARATARSLEQQIADKQIEGMRRYKLFQNEGEAVGLINGLAVLSNGNSSEMSGMVMPLAAEVTPSISKDGGKIIATGQLGKIAQEAVDNIAAVIKKYTQTDLSSLDIHLEYVAAYDGVDGDSASVTMSTVIISALENIPIRQDLAMTGSLNVRGTVMPIGGVTAKLEAAANSGIKVALIPKENEKDVMIDRKYYDMMEIYTMETLRDVFEYAFVDCPAKEKYMKALLPLNPSGKSTAARVPVPAKYKKDMVEDASAEEAPAEAPAEEPVPEPVEVTVEVEVSE, encoded by the coding sequence ATGACAGATACGGACAAGGAGAGATCAAAGCTGTCGGTGGAGGCATGGGTAGACCAGCAGTCCTTCGAATCGACGGACGATATCGAGATCCCTGAGATGATGGCAGACCGTGTCATCGGACAGGACAGGGCAGTGGAGATTATGCGCAAGGCGGCGCTCCAGAAGAGGCATGTGATGCTGATCGGAGAGCCCGGAACAGGAAAATCCATGCTGGCCAACTCGATGGTGGAATACCTTCCCAAGGAGGCACTTGAGGATATCGTTGCCTATCACAACCCCGAGGATTTCAACGAACCCAGGATAAGGACCTTCCCGGCGGGAAAGGGAAAGGCCGTCGTTGCGGAGCAGAAGATCGCCGCCGCGGCCCAGAAGAATCAGAAGAACAACGCCTACATCTACATCTGCATAGCGCTGCTGGCCCTCGGTCTGGTCGGCGCCCTGTATTTCGGATACACCGTGGCCCTGATGGCCTTCATGGGGGTGTTCCTCATACTGATACTGTTTAGGAACCCCATGCAGCAGAGGACCGAGGTCTCCATCGTGCCCAAGGTATTGGTGGGACACGATCCGGGCGACATGCCGCCTTTCATAGACGCGACCGGTACCCACGCCGGAGCACTGTTGGGAGACGTCAGGCACGACCCGTTCCAGTCGGGAGGACTCGAGACGCCCTCGCACGACAGGATCGAGGCAGGATGCATCCACAAGGCGAACAAGGGAGTCTTGTATCTGGACGAGATCAACCTGCTCAGGATGGAATCCCAGCAGGCGATCCTCACCGCTATGCAGGAGAAGAAGATGTCCATCACCGGACAGTCCGAGCGCTCCTCGGGAGCACTCGTCAAGTCCGAGCCCGTACCGTGCGACTTCATCCTGGTGTGCGCAGGAAACCTGGATGCCATCCAGGGGATGCACCCCGCACTCAGGTCCAGGATAAGGGGATACGGATACGAGGTGTTCATGGAGACCAACATGCCGGATACCGACGAGAACCGTATGAACATCGTCAGGTTCGTGGCCCAGGAGGTCAAGAAGGACGGCAAGATCCCCGCATTCGACAAGTATGCAGTCGGGGAGATCCTCAGGGAGGGTCAGCGCCGTTCCGGAAAGAAGGGCGAGATCACCCTCAGGATGAGGGAGCTCGGAGGACTGATCCGTATCGCCGGCGACATGGCCGTCAACAACGGAGACAAGATCGTGACGTCCGACCATGTCATGGCCGCAAGGGCCACCGCACGCAGCCTGGAGCAGCAGATCGCGGACAAGCAGATCGAGGGAATGAGGAGATACAAGCTCTTCCAGAACGAGGGAGAGGCGGTCGGTCTCATCAACGGTCTCGCCGTCCTGTCCAACGGCAACTCCTCGGAGATGTCCGGAATGGTCATGCCGCTGGCAGCGGAGGTCACACCCTCCATCAGCAAGGACGGCGGAAAGATCATCGCCACCGGTCAGCTCGGAAAGATAGCACAGGAGGCCGTCGACAACATAGCGGCCGTCATCAAGAAGTACACCCAGACGGACCTGTCCAGTCTGGACATCCACCTGGAATACGTCGCGGCATACGACGGTGTCGACGGTGACAGCGCATCGGTCACGATGTCCACGGTCATCATCTCCGCATTGGAGAACATCCCGATCCGTCAGGACCTGGCCATGACCGGTTCGCTGAACGTCAGGGGAACGGTCATGCCCATCGGAGGTGTCACCGCGAAGCTCGAGGCAGCGGCTAACTCCGGAATCAAGGTCGCACTGATCCCCAAGGAGAACGAGAAGGACGTCATGATCGACAGGAAGTACTACGACATGATGGAGATCTACACGATGGAGACCCTCCGCGATGTGTTCGAGTACGCTTTCGTCGACTGTCCGGCCAAGGAGAAGTACATGAAGGCGCTGCTCCCGCTGAACCCCTCTGGCAAGTCCACTGCGGCAAGGGTGCCCGTGCCTGCGAAGTACAAGAAGGACATGGTCGAGGATGCCTCCGCGGAGGAGGCACCTGCCGAGGCCCCCGCGGAGGAGCCCGTCCCGGAGCCCGTAGAGGTCACCGTGGAGGTCGAGGTCTCCGAGTGA
- a CDS encoding Sel1 domain-containing protein, translating into MIPMEPQQFTFEDYVRMAEQGHPDAKYILATKYRNGEGVEMDKAKAAQLYRELADQGDSDAQYDLAFMLDNGEGIPQDRSESEKYFKLSADQGDSDACLCYGGILFERGEYREAERYFMTSAMKGDVKAEYNLGLLYIGEYFGEPDKAKAREWFESAADKGFSYAQSMLGSMMLDKGDLKEAELYFRDAAEQGEPTAQYNLGALGISGQIEMDDKEAIQWLSKSAANGYEPAFQVLMKLNSGQ; encoded by the coding sequence ATGATACCGATGGAGCCCCAGCAGTTCACCTTCGAGGATTATGTCCGTATGGCCGAACAGGGCCACCCCGACGCCAAATACATCCTTGCCACCAAATACCGCAACGGAGAGGGCGTGGAGATGGACAAGGCCAAGGCCGCCCAGCTGTACAGGGAACTGGCCGACCAGGGGGATTCCGACGCCCAGTACGACCTAGCGTTCATGCTCGACAACGGGGAGGGCATCCCTCAGGACCGTTCCGAATCCGAGAAGTATTTCAAACTGTCAGCGGACCAGGGGGATTCCGATGCGTGCCTGTGCTATGGGGGGATTCTCTTCGAGAGGGGGGAGTACCGTGAGGCCGAGAGGTACTTCATGACATCCGCCATGAAGGGCGACGTCAAGGCCGAATACAATCTCGGATTACTTTACATCGGAGAATACTTCGGCGAACCGGACAAGGCCAAGGCCAGGGAATGGTTCGAGAGTGCGGCAGACAAGGGATTCTCATACGCTCAGTCGATGCTGGGTTCCATGATGCTCGACAAGGGCGACCTGAAGGAGGCCGAGCTGTATTTCAGGGATGCCGCGGAGCAGGGCGAGCCCACCGCTCAGTACAACCTCGGAGCGCTCGGGATATCGGGACAGATAGAGATGGACGACAAGGAGGCCATCCAGTGGCTGAGCAAATCCGCCGCCAACGGGTACGAGCCCGCCTTCCAGGTCCTGATGAAACTCAACAGCGGCCAGTGA
- a CDS encoding aminopeptidase M18 family, which yields MADKKSKGQKLADELLMDTKSIGSTDPKFLEEASKFCEGYKEFLACKTEREAVEYVIPILKKHKYTEYVPGKKYKAGDKFYMVNRGKDILMCTKGKKPVSEGIRVAVAHVDSPRLDFKPHPLFEDAEMVYFKTHYYGGIKKYQWTTIPLSIRGVVMTADGKRVTINVGEDESEPAFVITDLLVHLARDQMQKTASKVVEGEQLNLLIGSWPFDDEKVSQKCKLAIMQILNEKYGIKECDLESAELCAVPAFKPRDLGFDRSMIAAYGQDDSSCAYAEFMAEINTKNPEYTTLTIFADKEETGSDGVTGMASYFFRDFVEDLAQAEGCEVRHVMRKSICLSADVGAGYDPAYPEVFERTNCAFMNYGPILSKYDGAGGKYSTNDASAEMVNYVHRILRDAGVCWQMGELGKIDVGGGGTIASYISLNNIDTIDIGVPVLSMHAPVEVVAKADEYMLYKAIHAVYNSKLPKEI from the coding sequence ATGGCAGACAAGAAATCGAAAGGACAGAAACTGGCCGACGAGCTGCTCATGGACACCAAGAGCATCGGATCGACGGACCCCAAGTTCCTCGAGGAAGCATCGAAGTTCTGCGAAGGATACAAGGAGTTCCTCGCCTGCAAGACGGAGCGCGAGGCCGTCGAATACGTCATACCCATACTGAAGAAGCACAAGTACACCGAGTACGTGCCCGGCAAGAAGTACAAGGCCGGGGACAAGTTCTACATGGTGAACCGTGGAAAGGACATCCTCATGTGCACCAAGGGTAAGAAGCCCGTGTCCGAGGGGATACGTGTGGCGGTCGCCCACGTGGACAGCCCCAGACTGGATTTCAAGCCGCATCCGCTGTTCGAGGATGCAGAGATGGTCTACTTCAAGACCCACTACTACGGAGGCATCAAGAAGTACCAGTGGACTACGATCCCTCTGTCGATCCGCGGGGTCGTCATGACCGCCGACGGGAAGAGGGTCACCATCAACGTGGGAGAGGACGAGTCCGAACCCGCTTTCGTGATCACGGACCTCCTGGTCCACCTTGCGAGGGACCAGATGCAGAAGACCGCATCCAAGGTCGTCGAGGGAGAGCAACTGAACCTCCTGATAGGTTCATGGCCCTTCGATGACGAGAAGGTCTCCCAGAAGTGCAAGTTGGCCATCATGCAGATCCTAAACGAGAAGTACGGTATCAAGGAGTGCGACCTCGAGTCAGCGGAACTCTGCGCCGTGCCCGCGTTCAAGCCCAGGGACCTGGGATTCGACAGGTCCATGATCGCGGCATACGGTCAGGACGACAGCTCCTGCGCATACGCGGAGTTCATGGCCGAGATCAACACCAAGAACCCGGAGTACACCACGCTCACGATCTTCGCTGACAAGGAGGAGACCGGATCCGACGGCGTCACCGGAATGGCATCCTACTTCTTCAGGGACTTCGTGGAGGACCTGGCCCAGGCAGAGGGCTGCGAGGTCAGGCACGTCATGAGGAAGTCGATATGTCTCTCCGCCGATGTCGGAGCAGGCTACGACCCCGCATATCCCGAGGTGTTCGAGAGGACCAACTGCGCCTTCATGAACTACGGGCCCATCCTGTCCAAGTACGACGGTGCCGGAGGAAAGTACAGCACCAACGACGCGTCCGCAGAGATGGTGAACTACGTCCACAGGATCCTGAGGGATGCCGGAGTGTGCTGGCAGATGGGAGAGCTCGGGAAGATCGACGTCGGAGGCGGAGGGACCATCGCGTCCTACATCTCCCTCAACAACATCGACACCATCGATATCGGTGTCCCCGTCCTGTCCATGCACGCGCCCGTTGAGGTAGTCGCAAAGGCGGACGAGTACATGCTGTACAAGGCGATCCACGCAGTGTACAACAGCAAGCTCCCCAAGGAGATCTGA
- a CDS encoding PHP domain-containing protein, producing the protein MRADLHTHTVYSDGELIPAELVRRAMVLDHDVIAITDHVDMSNVEWVVSNIVKAVELCEDYIKVIPGVEITHVPPSKIDKVAKLARKYGAQWIVVHGETVTEPVMPGTNRASVENPEIDILAHPGFITLEEAQLAKDNDVILEITGRAGHNITNGHVANMARQAGAKMVIDSDTHAPENLMDEKAALTVALGAGLTKEEAEKALHVTPYEATRKL; encoded by the coding sequence ATGAGGGCGGATCTACACACACATACGGTCTACAGCGACGGGGAGCTCATCCCCGCCGAGCTCGTGCGCAGGGCGATGGTGCTGGACCACGACGTCATAGCGATAACTGACCATGTGGACATGTCCAACGTGGAATGGGTGGTGTCCAACATCGTCAAGGCCGTCGAACTCTGCGAGGATTACATCAAGGTCATCCCCGGAGTGGAGATCACCCACGTGCCACCGAGCAAGATCGACAAGGTGGCGAAGCTGGCCAGGAAATACGGGGCGCAGTGGATAGTCGTGCACGGCGAGACCGTCACGGAACCCGTCATGCCCGGGACCAACCGTGCATCCGTGGAGAACCCCGAGATCGACATACTCGCGCACCCCGGATTCATCACACTGGAGGAGGCCCAGCTGGCCAAGGACAACGATGTCATCCTGGAGATCACGGGAAGGGCCGGCCACAACATCACCAACGGACACGTGGCCAACATGGCCAGGCAGGCCGGAGCCAAGATGGTCATCGATTCCGACACCCACGCCCCCGAGAACCTGATGGACGAGAAGGCCGCGCTGACCGTCGCACTGGGTGCAGGGCTCACGAAGGAGGAAGCGGAGAAGGCCCTCCACGTTACTCCGTACGAGGCAACAAGGAAATTATGA
- a CDS encoding phosphoribosyl-ATP diphosphatase HisE, whose translation MTELKYDDKGLIPVVVQDWITNEVLMVAWANAEAVELMKSTGYTHFWSRSRQKMWKKGEESGHVQKIKSIQTDCDADTLLVRVEQTGVACHLGKPSCFDEVIYGETDETMAIIPDLMRVIKDRHENPSDESYTCKLFNDETRMCKKVIEEAGEFALAIKDKDTDEMAWELADMIYHTMVAIEKTGLPMSEVYKKLKERAE comes from the coding sequence ATGACCGAACTCAAGTATGATGACAAGGGTCTGATCCCGGTAGTAGTCCAGGATTGGATCACCAACGAGGTCCTCATGGTCGCATGGGCGAACGCAGAGGCCGTCGAACTGATGAAGAGCACGGGTTACACCCACTTCTGGTCCAGGAGCAGGCAGAAGATGTGGAAGAAGGGCGAGGAGTCCGGACACGTCCAGAAGATCAAGTCCATCCAGACTGACTGCGATGCGGACACGCTCCTCGTCAGGGTCGAGCAGACCGGTGTCGCATGCCACCTGGGGAAGCCTTCGTGCTTCGACGAGGTCATCTACGGCGAGACCGACGAGACCATGGCCATAATCCCGGACTTGATGCGTGTCATCAAGGACAGGCACGAGAACCCCTCGGACGAGAGCTACACGTGCAAGCTGTTCAACGACGAGACCCGCATGTGCAAGAAGGTCATCGAGGAGGCCGGGGAATTCGCCCTGGCCATAAAGGACAAGGACACTGACGAGATGGCATGGGAGCTGGCGGACATGATCTACCACACCATGGTGGCCATCGAGAAGACAGGACTTCCCATGTCGGAGGTCTACAAGAAACTCAAGGAGAGAGCGGAATGA